The stretch of DNA TAAAAAGAAAGCACCGGGTTTAATTTTATAGGTTTTAAAATCTATCGTGTGTTTTCCAGAACCTTCAGTAAATAAAACTAATAAATAAAAATTATGACTATGAGATTTTTCAATAAAACTATTGGTTAACAGATGAGTTTTAAATGTGTTAATGAAAACATCTTCAATTAAAGTGTTGTAATTAAATTTATTTATCTCATATATAGGATGATTTTTCAAAATGTCCTTTTTGTTATAGAATATGCGAATTTAGTTTATTTTAATCAGATTTAATGTCTCTAATTTTGCTAAAATTAAACAATGATAGTTGAAATTAAAAATATTTTCACAAATCGATGTCCTAATTGTTCAAAAGGTAAAGTTTTTGCTGATAAGAGTTTTTATTTTAGTCTAGGATTTCCAAAAATGAACAAGGCTTGTAAAAATTGTGGATTTACATTTGAAAAAGAACCAGGATTTTTCTTTGGCGCTATGTTTGTGAGTTATGCATTAGGTGTTGCAGAAGCATTGATTACATATTTCATAATGAGGCCTTTTTTTGATAAAAATTTCGATCTTAATATGTTTCCTTTTATTATGATTGTACTTTTAGCTTTGATGTTTTTTAATATCCGATTATCACGCATGATTTGGATTTACATATTTAAAAATTACAAGAGTTGAATTTATATAAACTTTGCAATTCTAATTCTTTGCAACTCTGCAACTAAAAGATTATCTTTGCACCTTATTTTTTTATAGAAATTCAATGAACAAATTATTGATTGTAGGAACAGTAGCTTTTGATGCTATTGAAACACCTTTTGGAAAAACTGATAAAATTTTAGGAGGAGCCGCAACTTATATTGGCTTAGCTTCAAACTTTTTTAATGTTGATGCAGCTGTAGTATCTGTTGTTGGTGAAGATTTTCCAAAAGAATACCTTGATTTATTAGAAAACAAAGGAGTAAATATTGAAGGAATCGAGATTGTTAAAGGAGGAAAAACTTTCTTTTGGAGCGGAAAATATCATAACGATTTAAATTCACGTGATACTTTAGTAACAGAATTAAATGTTTTAGCTGATTTTAACCCAATTGTTCCTGAACAATATAAAAATTCAGATGTAGTTTTATTAGGAAATTTACATCCACTTGTTCAAGCTGGAGTTTTAGACCAAATGACTGAAAAACCAAAATTAATAGTTTTAGACACTATGAACTTTTGGATGGATTGCGCTTTACCAGAATTAATGAGTGTAATTGCTAGAGTAGATGTTATTACAATTAACGATGAAGAAGCACGTCAATTATCGGGTGAGTACTCTTTAGTTAAAGCAGCTGAGAAAATCCACGCAATGGGACCAAAATATGTGGTAATTAAAAAAGGTGAACACGGTGCTTTATTGTTCCATAATAAAGAAGTATTCTTTGCACCTGCATTACCGTTAGAAGAAGTTTTTGATCCTACAGGAGCTGGAGATACTTTTGCTGGAGGTTTTGCTGGCTATATTGCACAAAGCGAAAATATTTCTTTTGATAATATGAAAAGCGGAATTATTTACGGTTCAAATTTAGCTTCATTTTGTGTAGAAAAATTTGGAACTCAAAGAATGGAAGCTTTAACAAAAAAAGAAGTAGCATCTCGTTTACAGCAATTTAAAGCTTTAACGCAATTCGAAATCGAATTAGATGAATAAAATTATGCCTCGTTTTGCGGGGCATTTATTTTTTTAAAATATTTTAAACACAACAACAACACAACACTATGAGCGACGCTATTAAACACGAATGCGGTATTGCTTTACTTAGATTAAAAAAGCCACTAGAATTTTACAAAGAAAAGTACGGAAGTGCTTTTTATGGTGTTCAAAAAATGTATTTGTTAATGGAAAAGCAGCACAATCGTGGTCAAGATGGTGCAGGTTTAGCAAGTATTAAATTAGATATTGAGCCAGGAAATAGATACATCAGTAGAATTCGTTCCAATCAAGCGCAACCTATCAAAGATGTTTTCGATCAAATTAATAATCGAATTAATCAAGAACTAGAAAATAATCCAGAATATATTGATGATGTTGCTGCTCAAAAAGCAAATATTCCATATGTAGGCGAAGTTTTCTTAGGACATGTTCGCTATGGAACTTTTGGAAAAAATAGTATTGAAAATGTACATCCTTTTTTACGTCAAAATAACTGGAAACACCGCAACTTAATTGTTGCAGGTAATTTCAACATGACAAATGTACAAGAGCTATTTAACAGTTTAGTAGATTTAGGTCAACATCCCAA from Flavobacterium haoranii encodes:
- a CDS encoding DUF983 domain-containing protein — protein: MIVEIKNIFTNRCPNCSKGKVFADKSFYFSLGFPKMNKACKNCGFTFEKEPGFFFGAMFVSYALGVAEALITYFIMRPFFDKNFDLNMFPFIMIVLLALMFFNIRLSRMIWIYIFKNYKS
- a CDS encoding PfkB family carbohydrate kinase — protein: MNKLLIVGTVAFDAIETPFGKTDKILGGAATYIGLASNFFNVDAAVVSVVGEDFPKEYLDLLENKGVNIEGIEIVKGGKTFFWSGKYHNDLNSRDTLVTELNVLADFNPIVPEQYKNSDVVLLGNLHPLVQAGVLDQMTEKPKLIVLDTMNFWMDCALPELMSVIARVDVITINDEEARQLSGEYSLVKAAEKIHAMGPKYVVIKKGEHGALLFHNKEVFFAPALPLEEVFDPTGAGDTFAGGFAGYIAQSENISFDNMKSGIIYGSNLASFCVEKFGTQRMEALTKKEVASRLQQFKALTQFEIELDE